In the genome of Lathyrus oleraceus cultivar Zhongwan6 chromosome 4, CAAS_Psat_ZW6_1.0, whole genome shotgun sequence, the window GGAAAGAGATTTAAGCTACGGATCATCAATTTGATTTTATACCCGAGAGGTCAACCATGAAAGTGATTTATTTAAGGGTGTTCAAAACCGAACCGgcccaatagaaaaccgcaaatCGAACCGAACCAAACTGAAAACCGCAAATAAATTGCATTTGGTTCGGATGTGTTTTGGTCATTTTTTAACAAAGTCgtgcggtttggtttggtttatAGTTTGTATTTTGTAAACCAAATCAAACCGCATTATACTACAACTCAAACTTCATTGAACCCACGTCCAACCCAAACTCAAACATATTATGCTTTAGCCTTATAATACGAACGATTTTCTCTTCTTCACACTTAGGGTTCAGTTTCAGCCTTCTCAAATCTCTCATAGCAGTTTCGCACCTTctttgtgttggtgtaagccctagaggccaatacttttggtacttgtatcgaataataaaaggcttttctttattacgtttgtttaataaagtccctagaatagctagtccgtttaatgtattaagtgtgacttaatcatgagaacacattaaacataaggacactattcttaaagtatccgtagtcgagctttagtgtgaagtgggataacattaaagaattaagactattatgtttgtagactgatgatcacatctcatggatcatggataaagagttatcaagtcttaaacataggtatgaatattaggagtaatatttataccggattgacccgctatgagaatactatatagaaagttatgcaaagtgtcataagttattctcatggtgataatggtgtataccactcttcgacctgaaaccactatggaccctagatgtggagtcgagtgctttattgctgatcaaacgttgtccgtaactggataaccataaagacagttgatgggtactccacgaagcatgctgagggacatgagtgacctagatggaatttgcccatcctgcataacaggataaatgtctatgggcccaatattgaactggacaaggatgacacggtctatgccttgtgttcaatatagacataaggggaaaagggtaattatacacataagtattatcacagaaggaattgtcagatcacgtgacattttcgtgtcttgggtagcagtgatgtgttgctagataccgctcactgtttattatgttaaatacgtgatttaatataattgtcaacgccgcgaaaacctacagggtcacacacaaatgacggattgatgagagatagagtaactaaggaataccgtaaggtacggtgcccttaagtgaattatagaacatcgtaaggtacggtgtacttgagtagaatacgaaatatggtaaggtaccatgggcttaagtgattttgggcatattataagatatgggccaaaatacacttaagtgggcttttagcttgaagcccacacaagtggttctataaatagaacccttgtgcagaagcattttttggcggttgcattatttttgttttctcactctctctctcactcaaagccttcattcgtaccagctagcactgagattgaaggaatccgttcgtgtggactgagtagagacgttgtcatcgttcaacgttcgtgatcgctccgtggatctgcatcaaaggttttgatcgtcacaagagatttgcaccaaaggtttcaatcgtcacaagaggtaaatattctatcactgatcatgaccattcgtaaggatctctaaaggagaaaattttaatttccgctgcgttttggaccgcaattctccttcactttGTTAGTTACATCTCGCCTCTTATTCACTAATCTCTACTCTATTATTATTTCTATattattttctcatttttatgCTATTATTCTCTATTCTAATTTCATTTTATACCACCTCTTTTTCTCTAATCTCCCATCtcttttgttctttctttttcatcttcacTAATCTCTTGTCTCTATTTTTTTTGTATCATATAttgttttatgttattgttttatatttattatttCACTTTGGTCTAATTTGATTTTATATATTAAACGGGAATTTTGTCCAAGATGAGTTTTGTTGTCATTTTGTAATGTATGAATGATtaaacacaaagttatgttgTTCTTTATATGTGTATGTATGACTTAATAAGAAATGTGTAGCAAAATTGAACCAACCAAACCaaagcaaacatcattggtttGATTTGGTTTGATTCGGTTTCTAAAAGCCAACCAAACTAAACAAAACCACAGGTTATTTTCTCTTGCAGTTCGAATGATTTTTAACTTCAAAATCACTCAAACCGCACCGCAAACACCCTTAATTTATTAACTACGGCGTGTGATGGAGCGTTATGGAATCGATCAACAAGACTTCCACTTATTTTTTATTGAATTGGAGAAAATAcatgatagagtttctagagaGCTTTTTTAAAAGATCGGGAGAAAAAAGGAGTTAGGATTATATATATTCGAACTATCTAAGATATATGCGAGGAGATATCAAGTGTACTTACACAAAATGAAAAGATAATATTAGATGTTGCCCAATTCTTTCATCTTATATATCCAAACCATCTAATATTAGTGGATATCCAAACCATCTAAGATACATGTATTTTCTTTAGAAATGACAATAAAAAAAGTTAAATCTATACAAAAATGACATGTAGATTATATTGTAAAGAAGATAGATTATATAAATTAGAGATGAAGAAATAGTTAAAGAAtataagataattatttaaaaagATCTCAAAATTATAACATGATTTGATTCATTTAACCGACCTCATTTAATCACCATACTTTTATTTAATATGATAAAAGTTGATTGTTATTAAAAATTGTAATGTCTTGACTTTCTCTCATTAATAATGCCTCAAGATAATTATCTATAATTATCTCAAAGATAcaatatttaatattatttttattttatcaatGTATCTTTATTTATTTGATTTCTTATCATTTAATTATTCTATTAactaaaattaataaaaatattttgaCAAATGATATTTTCTTTTCTAAATACGATTCATTTGTAAAAATAGTTTATTCTAAAATGAATATCATTTTTCAATTCTCAATTTATCTTTAATTACACTCTTTCTTTTTTCAAATGAAAACCCTCTAAttaataatatttgtgttgttaaaaattctttttttttgtcTATGTACCGAACACCTAGAATTTCACATcttaaaaataattaaatatctCTACTCACTTACTCCCTTCATTCTCTATTTTTTTATAAACAAAATTCATTTTTTTAGTTTATTGAATAAATGATGTATTTGAGGTATATATAAATTAAACATATCaattatttattaaatttaaaaagtaaaaatataaaataaaatagagGGAATACTAACTAAAGATTCAATATTTTTAACTTTATATAAAAATCTTGGTTGATATATAACATTTCTAAGAATTTCTTTGTAAAAATGAGATCTACAAATTTTTTGTAAGGATTAAAAACAGTTAGTTATTGTGAACTAGTATTTAAATTTTATACTCAGTCATTATTATGCTATATTAATATAGATTACTAGAAGAAAGCTGGATGTTAACTTTTAAAAAATACCAGCAAAAAATAAAAAGCAAATACACACTACAAAGCATAAATGAGTGCTTTAATATACTCCAACAACACTCAGATTGCAGGACTATCACCTTCCATGCTCAAAAACTTACTCAAAGGTGCCATCTAAATAAATGAGGTTCATATGTCCTTGTTGAATAACTACAAATTAGAAAATTGTCCTGGGTTTATTGATTTCGCACCCTGAACCAACCAAGACATGAAGATATTAAGAGCTCCAAAATGAAGGACAAAAGGTTCATTGGAAAAGTGACACCCTACCACTAAACTTATTGCCTCCACCACCACATAAACAACCTATCAATCACAAAATAACCAGGTCTAAGGCTTCAAGGCTACGGCAAGACCGACCTTTGCACTCTTGTCAATGGCTGCAGTATCAACTTCCCCAACTAGAGAAAAACGTGCTTTGGGACTCCAGTCATGCTGGATCAGAGCACTTGCCCTGCCATAGTTGTTCACCCGAGCTTTCAACAAGGTTATTGGGTCAAGAGCATGTTGTGTGCCAATGGTGAGTATATTCTCATTGCTGGAAAAGCTATGTGAAAACTCCGCCCCTACAGCAGTGTTAGTCAGTGGGCTCACAACGTGGTAATACGAGGCATTAAGGGTGTCGCCTCTGTCATTGCTACATTCATCAACAAAACGAAGGGAAAAAAACAAGTAAATCAGGATATCAATTCAAATCATACAAGAGCATAGATAACACTCGATGAAACTGGTGTGTTTATAGCCTTTAGACAACTACTTACAGAGTTAGAGATGCAATAAGGTCGGCATGAGTAACATTCAACCCTGCATTGTACTTGATAAAGTCCCCAGTGGCAGTATCAAAAGAAACATCTGACCCAACAGAAACCAAATTATTTCCAAGCACACCAGAGATGTTAACAACAGGACTTGCTGTTAACCCAATACTAGTATTGATCCCAGCATAATCATGCTGGTATTGTAGTTCCACCTGTTAAACTCAAGAGAAAGAGTAAAAAATCATAATCCAGGATAACTAGGGAGTATCAACAATTCAATTTTGGCATTTAGTAAGTACAATAAAACTATAAATAAAATACTCCCTCCGATCCGATCTTAAATTAATGCAACATTTTGCTTGTATTAAAGATCAAGGGAATGGCCGTACGAGATAGAACAAAGGATAATGCTAGTTACCTTGCCAGATTTTTGATCTGGTAGAGTGAAGCTAAAAATTGTCTTGAGACCAGGTGCAGCTTCATCCACAGTAATGGTTGTAAGTAGCTGAACAGTATTCAATCAAAAATAAGTCACATAGCATGAGGTCTGGTTAGACATCAGATACCTTTAACCATATCATAATTATGAATACAAATAGTTAAAGAATATGAAGGATGTTCAAACTCTTAATAACAATATCATGGAAGACAAATAACTCGCTACATCAAAAAAATTTGCAGAACCAAAAAACAAAGCAATAAATGGATTGTATATATCACAGGCAAGGAACCTAGGCAAAAACATCATTCAAtctttaaaaaaatttaaaataattacATTAAAATACAACAACAAAAACCAAGCCTTATCTCACTAAGTGGGATTGGCTACATAGATCAACTTTCACCATAATGTTCTATACATGACCATGTTTCTATCCAAATTGTTAACTTCAAGATCTTTCTTAATAATTTCTCTTATAGTTTTCTAATTCTACTTCTAGTTGTTAGACTTCTCTCAATCTGATCTACACTCCTTCACACAGAATCTACGGGGTTTTTTTCTCTACATGCCAAAACCACTTATCACATAACCACTAATCATAGAATCTACAAGTTTTCATTCTATGTGCACAAACCACCTAAGTCTATTTGCATCAGAATCAAGCAAGTCAAAAGAAAACAATGCAACTATTAATTTTACAGTTACAAAATATCTTGCTAATCGCTACAATTAAACTTATATCAGCAAGAAAATTTAACTCACATTTGAGTTAGTGTCAACTTTAACATCAGTAGTGATGTTCTTGTTCTTCAACTTGGTACTAACATCAGCCAAAAAAATCTCACCTTTCCTGACTCCACTTGAAGTAACTTCCTGAGTAAAAGAAATACATTGAAACTATCAGAACACTGAGAACTCAGCTTTAAACAATAAAGCAAAGAAGCAAAAATTCAAACTAACTAACAATAATCCCAACTACAGTAAAATCCAGAAACTTCAACAACCTAGCTTGAATCAAATTCATCATAAATACTTCAAAATGATCAAATTCTAAGAAAATCACAAAAGATTAAATGATCAAATTCTAAGaaaataaaactaaataaaaaCATACCAATCCAATAGAAGTCTTAGTGGTGATTGTGAACTTGTGGTCATTCTGATAATCTTTGAACAAAAGATCTGAAATTGGAAATCTCGATATGAGTTAGAAATTCATAGAGAATAACAATATATAGAAGAATGAATCGGTTACCTCTGGCTCTTTTGCCGATATCGGAGTAAAGTCCGGGACCGTTCACCATGATTTTTTGCCGAGAAAGTGAAGCGGAAAATGCGAGAAAATGTGTGAAAATGGTGTGAGTAGTGAAAAAGACAAACCCTAATAATGGGGAGGGAGAGGGTTGAATATGGCCGTTAGATGGGAGGGTTGAATCGTGGCTGTTGATTTAGAAGGAAGGTGTGATGCCTTTGGAATAAGGACGAGAGTGAGTTGGTGGAATATTCGCCCTTGGATTTATATTCTCTTTAATATTGTTATGATGAGTTGTTCGTGTACGTGTAAACTAGAGGTACATGCGTTTCGTTAATGATACGCTGCTGTCACTTATTTTTCATGAAAACGAAAGGAGAATTCGATTTTTTTTTAAgtaatcatttttttaaaaataatatcaaaataatcaattttttaaattaaata includes:
- the LOC127075221 gene encoding mitochondrial outer membrane protein porin of 36 kDa, which translates into the protein MVNGPGLYSDIGKRARDLLFKDYQNDHKFTITTKTSIGLEVTSSGVRKGEIFLADVSTKLKNKNITTDVKVDTNSNLLTTITVDEAAPGLKTIFSFTLPDQKSGKVELQYQHDYAGINTSIGLTASPVVNISGVLGNNLVSVGSDVSFDTATGDFIKYNAGLNVTHADLIASLTLNDRGDTLNASYYHVVSPLTNTAVGAEFSHSFSSNENILTIGTQHALDPITLLKARVNNYGRASALIQHDWSPKARFSLVGEVDTAAIDKSAKVGLAVALKP